A part of Chiloscyllium punctatum isolate Juve2018m chromosome 27, sChiPun1.3, whole genome shotgun sequence genomic DNA contains:
- the snapin gene encoding SNARE-associated protein Snapin codes for MAMPMPEVGNSGSVSGRNLLSGGLLELLRPAVKEVDHQVQGVRESHLVLREQIDNLSAELYRINEDQKVSLDLDPYVKKLLNARRRVVLVNNILQNAQERLRRLNHNVTKETARCKAVLESGLLIPGSPSK; via the coding sequence ATGGCGATGCCCATGCCCGAGGTGGGTAATAGTGGTTCTGTGTCGGGGAGAAACCTCCTGTCGGGAGGCCTCCTGGAGCTGCTGAGACCCGCCGTGAAGGAGGTGGATCATCAGgttcagggagtgagggagagtcaCCTAGTTCTTCGGGAACAAATCGACAATCTCTCAGCAGAATTGTATAGGATTAATGAAGACCAGAAAGTGTCACTTGACCTGGACCCATATGTTAAAAAGTTGCTGAATGCCCGGCGGAGAGTGGTGCTTGTGAACAACATCTTACAGAATGCCCAGGAACGACTGAGGCGGTTAAACCACAATGTCACAAAGGAAACAGCTCGTTGTAAAGCCGTGCTGGAGTCTGGATTACTAATTCCTGGTTCTCCAAGCAAATGA